In a genomic window of Passer domesticus isolate bPasDom1 chromosome 3, bPasDom1.hap1, whole genome shotgun sequence:
- the RIPPLY2 gene encoding LOW QUALITY PROTEIN: protein ripply2 (The sequence of the model RefSeq protein was modified relative to this genomic sequence to represent the inferred CDS: deleted 1 base in 1 codon), with translation MSRGRWGLRAAQRPPPAIKACGPAGGAISDQRAAADRRRMEGGCRPRPLSAALPPQGCSPLSSSRCGGRPGAALTALPSPRSPAPFWRPWVPAPAEAARRSPGPAAPHSPGGLAEASRKLAQYTHPVRLFWPKSRCYDYLYQEAEALLKNFPVQATISFYEDSDSEDDEDQLEQDSRTESGC, from the exons ATGAGCCGGGGGAGGTGGGGGCTCCGCGCCGCgcagcgcccgccgccggctATAAAAGCCTGCGGGCCCGCGGGCGGC GCGATCAGCGATCAGCGAGCGGCCGCGGACCGGCGGAGGATGGAGGGCGGCTGCCGCCCCCGCCCGCTCTCGGCGGCGCTGCCCCCGCAGGGCTGCTcgcccctctcctcctcccggTGCGGGGGGCGGCCCGGCGCTGCGCTGACGGCCCTGCCCTCGCCCCGCAGCCCTGCGCCCTTCTGGAGACCGTGGGTGCCCGCGCCGGCCGAGGCGGCCCGGcggagccccggccccgccgcg CCTCACAGCCCCGGCGGGCTGGCGGAAGCCTCCCGAAAGCTGGCGCAGTACACGCACCCCGTCAG ACTATTTTGGCCCAAATCAAGGTGCTATGATTACTTGTATCAGGAAGCTGAAGCACTTCTGAAAAACTTCCCAGTTCAGGCTACAATTTCCTTTTATGAAGATTCGGATAGTGAAGATGATGAAGATCAACTGGAACAAGATTCAAGAACAGAATCAGGTTGCTGA